A genomic window from Pseudomonas leptonychotis includes:
- a CDS encoding 3-oxoacyl-ACP reductase translates to MSDRYLAFANSNTGRRLVGALGLPAPLLLERWSAGRSRPVDGALLLGGEGSLANAVLPFANKLTDALFAAREAQFELPRWTAEHGPKLKALVFDASHLTRFEQLIELRDFFQPALKGLDTCPRVVILGRAPESLKDPIAASVQRSLEGFSRSLGKEIRRGGNVQLIYVGKGGEAQLEGALRFFLSPKSAYISGQVLRLNACAEQVKDWTRPLAGKKALVTGASRGIGAAIAETLARDGAEVVLLDVPPAKEALDALAARLGGRSLALDICAADAAAQLIEALADGIDIVVHNAGITRDKTLAKMSDAFWNSVIDVNLNAPQVLTQALLDAGKLNDNGRVVLIASISGIAGNMGQTNYATSKAGVIGLAQAWAPTLGKRGISINAVAPGFIETQMTAAIPLTIREAGRRMNSMGQGGLPQDVAEAVAWFAQPGSGAATAQVLRVCGQSLLGA, encoded by the coding sequence ATGTCCGACCGTTATCTCGCCTTTGCCAACTCCAATACCGGTCGCCGCTTGGTCGGCGCACTCGGCCTGCCCGCCCCGCTGCTGCTGGAGCGCTGGAGCGCTGGGCGCAGCCGACCGGTAGACGGCGCTTTGCTACTCGGTGGTGAAGGCAGCCTGGCCAACGCCGTACTGCCATTTGCCAACAAACTGACCGACGCCCTGTTCGCGGCCCGTGAAGCCCAGTTCGAGCTGCCACGCTGGACCGCCGAGCACGGCCCCAAACTCAAGGCGCTGGTATTTGACGCAAGCCACCTGACCCGTTTCGAGCAACTGATCGAGCTGCGCGACTTCTTCCAGCCCGCCCTCAAAGGCTTGGACACCTGCCCACGCGTGGTCATTCTCGGCCGCGCCCCGGAATCGCTGAAAGACCCGATTGCCGCCAGCGTACAGCGCTCGCTGGAAGGCTTCAGCCGCTCGCTGGGTAAGGAAATCCGTCGGGGTGGCAACGTGCAGTTGATCTACGTCGGCAAAGGCGGCGAGGCACAGCTGGAAGGCGCGCTGCGCTTCTTCCTCTCGCCCAAAAGCGCTTACATTTCAGGCCAGGTGCTACGCCTGAATGCCTGCGCCGAGCAGGTCAAGGATTGGACCCGACCACTGGCCGGCAAGAAGGCACTGGTCACTGGTGCCTCCCGTGGTATCGGTGCCGCCATCGCCGAAACCCTGGCCCGTGATGGCGCCGAGGTGGTGCTGCTGGATGTACCGCCAGCCAAAGAAGCCCTCGATGCGTTAGCCGCCCGCCTGGGTGGTCGCAGCCTGGCGCTGGACATCTGCGCCGCCGATGCGGCCGCACAGCTTATTGAAGCGCTGGCGGATGGCATCGATATCGTCGTGCACAACGCCGGCATCACCCGTGACAAAACCCTGGCGAAGATGAGCGACGCGTTCTGGAACTCGGTGATTGACGTCAACCTGAATGCGCCGCAGGTGCTGACTCAAGCGCTGCTGGACGCCGGCAAGCTGAATGACAACGGCCGCGTGGTGTTGATCGCCTCGATCAGCGGCATCGCCGGCAATATGGGCCAGACCAACTACGCAACCAGCAAAGCCGGCGTGATTGGCCTGGCTCAAGCCTGGGCGCCGACGCTGGGCAAACGCGGCATCAGCATTAACGCGGTGGCTCCGGGCTTTATCGAAACCCAGATGACTGCCGCCATCCCGCTGACCATCCGCGAAGCCGGCCGCCGTATGAACTCCATGGGTCAAGGCGGCCTGCCGCAGGACGTCGCCGAGGCTGTGGCGTGGTTCGCCCAGCCAGGCTCGGGCGCCGCCACTGCACAAGTACTGCGCGTCTGCGGGCAAAGCCTGCTGGGCGCTTGA